A genomic stretch from Zeimonas sediminis includes:
- a CDS encoding universal stress protein has product MYTRILVPVDGSEFAEQMIPHASAIARASGAGLTLLRIVSDPVDQADAREQVERLASGIGGEGLCVVARGEVADAIRTEAERVPGTLVALTSHGRSGAAEAIFGSVALEVLREMRGPLLVYRPHAKAADAGAPKIGRVVLPLDGSPESESMVPQAAEFAKWLGARVLVVSVLDPRQRIDAGIPAGDVQESSYVHGRAQDIAQCYGVATSWETLHGDPKEAIPQFVRSLGDAMLAMATHGRSALKTVVAGSVTAQCLRDSGVPVLTRIP; this is encoded by the coding sequence ATGTACACCCGAATCCTGGTTCCCGTCGACGGCTCCGAGTTCGCGGAGCAGATGATCCCGCACGCGAGCGCCATCGCCAGGGCGTCCGGCGCGGGCCTCACCCTGCTGCGCATCGTGTCCGACCCGGTCGACCAGGCCGACGCGCGGGAGCAGGTCGAGCGGCTCGCCTCCGGCATCGGCGGCGAAGGGCTTTGCGTCGTCGCCAGGGGCGAGGTAGCCGACGCGATCCGCACCGAGGCCGAACGGGTGCCGGGCACGCTGGTCGCGCTGACCTCGCACGGCCGCAGCGGCGCGGCCGAGGCGATCTTCGGCAGCGTGGCGCTCGAGGTCCTGCGCGAGATGCGCGGCCCGCTGCTCGTGTACCGGCCCCACGCGAAGGCCGCCGACGCGGGGGCCCCGAAGATCGGCCGGGTCGTGCTGCCGCTCGACGGCAGCCCGGAATCCGAGTCGATGGTGCCGCAGGCGGCCGAGTTCGCGAAGTGGCTGGGGGCGCGGGTGCTGGTCGTCTCGGTGCTCGATCCGAGGCAGAGGATCGACGCCGGCATTCCGGCCGGCGACGTGCAGGAATCGAGCTACGTTCACGGCCGCGCGCAGGACATCGCGCAGTGCTACGGCGTGGCCACCAGCTGGGAGACGCTGCACGGCGACCCCAAGGAGGCGATCCCTCAGTTCGTTCGCAGCCTCGGCGACGCGATGCTGGCCATGGCCACGCACGGCCGCAGCGCGCTGAAGACCGTGGTCGCCGGCAGCGTGACCGCGCAGTGCCTGCGCGACAGCGGCGTGCCGGTGCTCACCCGCATCCCCTGA